From the genome of Pantanalinema sp.:
GTCAGTCCTAGAACAACGAGGTTCAGAACACATGGATCGCACCGTCATCGTCAGCACCGCTCGCACGCCGTTCGGCAAGATGAGCGGAGCCCTCAAGGATTTCAAGTCGCCCGAGCTGGGCGCGCTCGTGATCAAGGAAGCCCTGAAGCGCGCGGGGGTCGCCCCCGAGCTGGTCGAGAACGTCCTGATGGGCATCGTCCTCCAGGCGGGCGTGGGCCAGATCCCCTCGCGCCAGGCGGCCATCAAGGCCGGCATCCCGGCCACCGTTCCCTCCTTGACCCTCAACAAGGTCTGCGCCTCGGGCATGCGCGCCATCACCCTGGCCGACCAGCTCCAGCGGGTCGGCGACGGCGAGATCTTCGTCGCGGGCGGCATGGAGAGCATGACCAATGCCCCCTACCTCCTCAAGCAGGCCCGCTCGGGCTACCGCATGGGCAACGCCGAGGTCATCGACGGGATGATGTTCGACGGGCTCACCTGCGCCTTCCACAACGTCGCGATGGGCGTCCACGGCGACACCACCGCCAAGGAGTTCGGCCAGACCCGCGAGGAGATGGACGCCTGGGCCGCGCGCAGCCACCACAAGGTCCACGAAGCCGCCGAGGCCGGCCGCCTCGACGCCGAGATCGTCGCGGTGCCGGTGCCCCAGCGCAAGGGAGACCCGGTCATGGTGACGCGCGACGAGGGCGTGCGCCCCGACACGTCGAGCGAAGCGCTTGCCAAGCTTCGCGCCGCCTTCACCAAGGACGGCGTGATCACCGCGGGCAACGCCCCCGGCATC
Proteins encoded in this window:
- a CDS encoding acetyl-CoA C-acetyltransferase; the protein is MDRTVIVSTARTPFGKMSGALKDFKSPELGALVIKEALKRAGVAPELVENVLMGIVLQAGVGQIPSRQAAIKAGIPATVPSLTLNKVCASGMRAITLADQLQRVGDGEIFVAGGMESMTNAPYLLKQARSGYRMGNAEVIDGMMFDGLTCAFHNVAMGVHGDTTAKEFGQTREEMDAWAARSHHKVHEAAEAGRLDAEIVAVPVPQRKGDPVMVTRDEGVRPDTSSEALAKLRAAFTKDGVITAGNAPGISDGAAALVLMSERKAHELGLKPLAAIVGHAKVGAEPAYLSTVPGLAIQKALAQANLTVDQMDLFEINEAFAAVTLRSTDILSGGDAGKREAIRERTNVNGGAIALGHPIGASGARIVASLAHELSRRGGRYGVAAICSGAAQGDAIILERL